In Clostridium sp. 'White wine YQ', the DNA window CACCTTTAACATTAAAGGAGAATCTGCCAGCCTTATATCCTTTCATTTTTGATTCCGTTGTTTGAGCAAATAGCTCACGGATTATATCAAAAACTCCTGTATAGGTTGCTGGATTTGAACGTGGAGTTCTTCCTATTGGACTTTGATCTATATCAATAATCTTATCAATCGCTTCATGTCCTAGTATTTCCTTATGCTCTCCAGGTACTATATTAGATCTATTAATTGTCTTATACAGTCCTTTGTATAAAATTTCATTCACTAATGTACTTTTTCCTGAACCCGATACCCCAGTAACCATTGTTAATGCACCTAATGGGAATTTTACATTAACATTCTTAAGATTATTTTCTTTTGCTCCTTTAACAGTTATAAAATTACCGTTACCTTTTCTTCTTTCTTTTGGAACCTCAATCTTCTTTTCACCTCTTAGATATTGTCCAGTAATTGATTCCTTAGAAGTCTCAATTACACTAAGAGGTCCTGCTGCAACTATATTTCCTCCATGCTCTCCTGCACCTGGCCCAATATCTACTATAAAATCTGCTTCTTTAATAGTATCTTCATCATGCTCTACAACTATTACTGTATTTCCCACATCTCTTAAGTTCTTTAAGGTTGAGATTAATTTATCATTATCTCTTTGGTGAAGCCCTATACTTGGTTCATCTAAAATATATAAAACTCCCATTAAATAAGATCCAATTTGGGTAGCAAGTCTTATTCTTTGTGCTTCCCCCCCTGATAAGGTTCCTGAATTTCTAGCTAGATCTAGATAATCTAAACCCACATCTTTAAGAAATTGTAATCTATTTTTGATTTCCTTAAGAATTTGTGCAGAAATAACCTTATTCTTCTCTGATAATTCTATAGAATCAATATACTGCAACTCATCTTTTACTGATAATTTTGTAAATTCATTTATATTTTTATCTCCAACAGTAACTGCTAATGCTTCTGGCTTAAGTCTTGCCCCTTTACATTTAGGACAATGATTATTGCTCATATATTTTTCTATTTCACCTTTTATTAAGTCAGAGTTTGTTTCCATATACCTTCTCTTTAAAGAGTTTATTTCACCATCAAAACTATGAGAATATATTCCCTTAACTCCATCCTTAACATATTCAACTTTTGTTTTTTCACCTTTTGTTCCGTAAAGCAAAAGGTCAACAATATTCTTTGGTAAATCCTTTATTGGAGTATTAAGACTAAAATCATATTTTTCACTTAATGCTTTTAAAACTGCAAAAGTCCAAGCATCTTCTTTTAATCTTCCTTCTCCCCAAGATGCTATAGCTCCCTGCATAATTGATAATGACTTATCTGGAATAACTAAGTTTTCATCTATCTCTAATAATGTTCCTAATCCATCACAATAATCGCATTTTCCAAAAGGAGTATTAAATGAAAATAATCTTGGTTCTAATTCATCTATACTAATTCCGCAATCTGGACAAACAAATTTCTCGGAGAATAATATATCTTCTCCACCTACCATGTTTATAAGAACAAGTCCATCTCCTAGTTTAAGTGCCATTTCTAAAGAATCAGTTAATCTTCTTTCTATGTCATCTTTTATAACTAATCTATCAACCACTGCCTCAATGCTATGCTTTATATTCTTCTCAAGCTTTACCTCTTCTTCAGTTAAGTCATAAATGTTACCATCTATTCTTGCTCTAACAAATCCATTCTTTTTAATGATTTCTAATACTTTCTCATGGGTTCCTTTTCTTCCTCTTACTAAAGGAGCTAATACTTGAATTTTAGTTTTTTCGCCTAATGCCATTACCCTATCAACTATCTGATCTACAGTTTGTTGAGTTATTTCTTTTCCGCATTTAGGACAATGAGGTACTCCAACTCTAGCATATAAAAGTCTTAAATAATCATAAATTTCTGTAACTGTACCTACAGTTGATCTAGGATTTTTAGAGGTAGTTTTCTGATCTATAGAAATTGCTGGTGATAGCCCTTCAATATATTCTACATCAGGTTTATTCATCTGACCTAAAAATTGTCTTGCATATGCGGATAATGATTCTACATATCTTCTTTGTCCTTCCGCATAAAGAGTATCAAAGGCTAAAGATGACTTTCCGGAACCTGAAAGCCCTGTGAAAACAACTAATTTATCTCTAGGTATCTCTAAATTTACATTCTTTAAGTTATGTACCTTTGCTCCTTTTATAATTATCTTGTCTTTCATTTTTTCCTCCTGAAATATATCTATCTTTTTGTATTCTTGCCTAAAGTCATTATGTAATTCAATGCATTTAAATATGAACATTTGTTCGTATAAATAATATTTTATATGTTTAAAACTTATTAGTCAATAATATAAAAAATAAAAAAATGTATCCATTTATATGCTTTACCATAAAATCGAATACATCTTTTATATTTATATCTAAACTTCTATTAATTTAAATCTTACTCCCCCTTTTATAAAGTTAATAAGACTTATATCATCATCTATTATTCTTCCTATAACATTTACATTTTCATTAGCTCTTAAATCATCTTTAGTTATCTGTAATTCTCCCATATACCTTTTATAACCTTCATTATCTATTGTTATACTTCCTTTATATCTTTCAATAGTATTTTCTTTTTTTATTACTGTACTATTGCTTCCTGCATAGCTTCTAGACTCCTCGGCCCTAATTACATCCCTTGACTCATCACCCCTGCTTGTATAAGTTTTATCTAGTAATTCCTTATATCTTTCAGAACAAGCTTCTTTATTATATCTTAGAACAATTATATTCTCTTTAAGGTGTGCCATTCTTTCTAGGGTTTCTGTACATGCTTCTATATCTCCTATATATACATCATCCACGTCATACTCATATAAAAGTTCAACTGCACTATTATAAGGACTCTCAAATCTATGGCATTCAAGAGTTGGTAATCCCAAAAACAATGGACCTCTTTTAAGCTTATCTCCTACCACATAAGCTGATACTTTTATTCCATAACTTTTAATCATTTTATTCTTCTCAATAAAGTACGCCTTATCAAGCCCAGTTTCAGGTCTAGGATAAAAATTAT includes these proteins:
- a CDS encoding DUF871 domain-containing protein is translated as MLGISIYLSENEQDNMKRIEDASKYGIDKIFTSLHIPEDRNKGEQPALFKRLCEYAKKHSMEVYGDFGPESFKRMGLYISDIKGIYDAGISGIRIDYGYDDETIAEISKGIRIFLNASTLTREQIVNLKELGANFKNIEAWHNFYPRPETGLDKAYFIEKNKMIKSYGIKVSAYVVGDKLKRGPLFLGLPTLECHRFESPYNSAVELLYEYDVDDVYIGDIEACTETLERMAHLKENIIVLRYNKEACSERYKELLDKTYTSRGDESRDVIRAEESRSYAGSNSTVIKKENTIERYKGSITIDNEGYKRYMGELQITKDDLRANENVNVIGRIIDDDISLINFIKGGVRFKLIEV
- the uvrA gene encoding excinuclease ABC subunit UvrA, with protein sequence MKDKIIIKGAKVHNLKNVNLEIPRDKLVVFTGLSGSGKSSLAFDTLYAEGQRRYVESLSAYARQFLGQMNKPDVEYIEGLSPAISIDQKTTSKNPRSTVGTVTEIYDYLRLLYARVGVPHCPKCGKEITQQTVDQIVDRVMALGEKTKIQVLAPLVRGRKGTHEKVLEIIKKNGFVRARIDGNIYDLTEEEVKLEKNIKHSIEAVVDRLVIKDDIERRLTDSLEMALKLGDGLVLINMVGGEDILFSEKFVCPDCGISIDELEPRLFSFNTPFGKCDYCDGLGTLLEIDENLVIPDKSLSIMQGAIASWGEGRLKEDAWTFAVLKALSEKYDFSLNTPIKDLPKNIVDLLLYGTKGEKTKVEYVKDGVKGIYSHSFDGEINSLKRRYMETNSDLIKGEIEKYMSNNHCPKCKGARLKPEALAVTVGDKNINEFTKLSVKDELQYIDSIELSEKNKVISAQILKEIKNRLQFLKDVGLDYLDLARNSGTLSGGEAQRIRLATQIGSYLMGVLYILDEPSIGLHQRDNDKLISTLKNLRDVGNTVIVVEHDEDTIKEADFIVDIGPGAGEHGGNIVAAGPLSVIETSKESITGQYLRGEKKIEVPKERRKGNGNFITVKGAKENNLKNVNVKFPLGALTMVTGVSGSGKSTLVNEILYKGLYKTINRSNIVPGEHKEILGHEAIDKIIDIDQSPIGRTPRSNPATYTGVFDIIRELFAQTTESKMKGYKAGRFSFNVKGGRCEACSGDGIIKIEMQFLSDVYVPCEVCKGKRYNRETLEVKYKGKNIDDVLNMTVEEALKYFENLPRIKNKLQTLHDVGLGYIRLGQPSTQLSGGEAQRIKLAYELSKRSTGKTLYILDEPTTGLHIDDVSKLVEILQRLVEAGNSVVVIEHNLDMIKCADYIVDLGPEGGDGGGTIIATGTPEQIVKVKESYTGKYLKKYL